A genomic segment from Inquilinus sp. KBS0705 encodes:
- a CDS encoding K(+)-transporting ATPase subunit C, producing the protein MNSNIIKAIRLTLVLTVLLCVLYPVVITFAAKLSKGQGNGETITVNGKVVGYANVGQSFTQAKYFWGRPSAVAYNAAGSAGSNKGPSNPDYLKDVSNRIDTLLKYHPYLKRGDIPSEMVTASGSGLDPDISPAAANIQIKRIADNRGLTIQQVTNLVNQHTEAPLLGLFGPSKVNVLKLNVALDALKK; encoded by the coding sequence ATGAACTCAAATATCATAAAAGCCATACGCCTTACACTGGTACTAACCGTACTGTTGTGCGTATTATATCCGGTGGTTATCACATTCGCAGCTAAGCTTTCAAAAGGGCAGGGCAATGGCGAAACCATCACCGTAAACGGCAAAGTAGTAGGTTATGCCAACGTTGGCCAAAGCTTTACACAAGCTAAATACTTTTGGGGCAGGCCATCGGCTGTAGCCTATAACGCAGCAGGTTCGGCAGGCTCAAACAAGGGCCCAAGTAACCCCGATTATTTAAAGGATGTGAGTAACCGTATAGACACATTGCTTAAATATCATCCCTACTTAAAACGTGGCGATATCCCCTCTGAAATGGTAACTGCATCCGGTAGCGGTCTTGATCCGGATATATCACCGGCTGCGGCCAATATCCAGATAAAACGCATTGCTGATAACCGCGGCTTAACCATACAACAAGTTACCAACCTGGTTAATCAACATACCGAAGCACCTTTATTAGGCTTGTTTGGCCCATCAAAAGTGAACGTATTAAAATTAAATGTGGCACTTGACGCGTTAAAGAAATAA